The Chlorobaculum sp. MV4-Y genome contains the following window.
GCTCGAATCGAGGCAAAAGCGCTCGACATGCTCGAACGGTACCGCGAACTTGAATCCTGCCTCGGCCTCGCTTCATCGTTCGTCCATCCGTTTCCGGATGCGGCGCTTGCAACTTTCGAGGATGCCGGAAGCTATGCCGAAAAGCTTCGCCAGGCATGGAATCTCGGTATCGACCCCATTCCCGATGTTGTCGAAATGCTTGAAAGCTATAACGTCAGAGTCATCATGCTCGACGCGCCGGACGGATTCGATGGTCTCGCCGCGTGGTCGGGAAATATTCCGGTCATCGCGTTCAACCAGAATCGCGATGTCGTCCGCCGCCGCTTTACCGCGCTGCACGAGCTGGCGCACCTGCTTTTCCGGTGCGAGGCAACAAATCCTCGCGAGAATGAAAAACTCGCCCACGCCTTCGCGGGAGCATTTCTGCTTCCGAAAGAGTTGTTTCTCCGGGCTTTTGGCGAAAAGCGCACTCATTTTACCGAGAGAGAGCTTCTCGATATGAAAGAGTATTTCGGTATCTCGGTTGCTGCGATCATGGCCAGAGCCAAAGGACTCGATGTTATCAGCGATTTCACCTACAAGAATTTCTGCATTGCCTGGTCAAAACACAGGATCAAAGAACCCGGAGAATACCGCTCCAGGGAGGAGCCTGCCCGGTTCAGGCAGCTTCTCGACAGGGCGGTTTCGGAAGAGGTGATCACGATGAGCAAAGCTGCGGCCCTTGCAGGAAAATCGTATCATGAGTTGAGCGAGGAAATGTCATTCATCTAACCCCAGCATGACGTGAATGTCGCGATACATGACGCCAACATTCTGATCGATATTGTGAAGCTCGACCTTGCCGATACGCTGTTCTCGCTCGATCTCAGCATGAGGACAACCGATGCTGTCTGGGCCGAGCTTTCAGGCGACCAGAAAAGCTTGCTTCAACCATTTGTTGACGGAAATCTGCTTGCAATCGATTCATTCACTGCTGAAGAAGTTGGCCAGATCGTGAGTTATTCGCAGAAACATCGTGCATTGTCATTCGAGGATTGCACGCTGATTGTTGCCGGAAGAGGGCACAACGCACTGGTCATCACCGGTGACAGAAAGCTGCGCACAGTGATCGAAGCCGAACAGCTCGAAGTTCACGGTATTCTGTGGCTGTTCGACAGGATGCTCGATGAATCGGTTATCACGAAGAGTCTGGCTGCCGACAAGTTGCGGGGATTGCGGGCGATGAATCGCCGTCTGCCTGCTGATGAGTTGGAAACGCGGATTGAGCAATGGGAATTCAAATAGAATGCCATAATTTTAGCAAAATACCCTCAGAGTTTTACAACTACAGTCATGCCCCAGCCATCAGCAATCGCCCCCCTCCACCCATTCATCTTCCACACCATACCCAACCTTGTGGCGCTTCAGACTACCCGCACCGGCGGGGTGAGTGCTGCACCGCTGAATTCGCTGAATCTTGGCTCGCATGTTGGCGACGATCTGGCATTTGTGCGGGAGAATTACCGGCGGCTCGGGGCGTTTCTCGGGATCGACGCGGAAAGCATCGTGACGACCGGGCAGGTGCATGGGACAGAGATCGCCGTCGTTACCGAGCCGGGCAAGCTCAATGGATATGACGCGCTTATCACCAACGTCCGCGGACTTTTTGTCGGCATTCTGACCGCCGACTGCTATCCTGTCCTGATTTACGATCGCCGGACAGGAGCATCCGGAGCAGCTCATGCGGGGTGGCAGGGCACGGCGGGACGGATCGCCGAAAAGACCATCAACGCGATGCGCGACGAATTTGGCAGCCGTCCCGAGGACTGCCTCGCCTGGGTCGGCACCGGCATTTCTGGTGAATGCTACGAAATCGGCGGCGAAGTTGCCGCCCGGTTCAGCAGTCGCTACCTCAAGCCGTCGCCCTCCGGCGAAGGTCGGCAACGGCTTGACCTCTCGGCAGCCAACCGCGACCAGCTCGTCGAAGCGGGCATTTCGCCGCCGCAGGTGCAGTGCTCGGAGTTCTGCTCGTTCCGCGACGCCGACCGCTTCTACTCCTACCGTCGCGACAACGGCAAAACCGGCCGGATGCTCACGCTGATCGGACTCAGGAATTCTGACTGAGGCTTCTGACCGCCACAAGCATCGTGCCGAGTTTTTCTTCGAGGGCTTGGAGGGCGGCGATCTCCTCTGCATCGAGGTCTTCCGAGACGACGTCGTAGCTTGAAAACGATAGCAGGGTTTTGCCGAGCTTCTGTTCGAGGGAGCGGATCTCTTCGAGCTGCTCCGGGGTTAGTTTGGAGAGGCTTGATAACATGATGACCTCCTTTGTTTATGTGCCTTCTGCGAGCCAGAAAACGCGGTTGACTTCAATCCAGAGAACATCCCGCCCATGCGGACGGTTACAACGATTTATTGGACGCGCTGTTGGTTAACAGCTCTTTTTGGGATAAATTGAGTGTCAAATTATTGTGCGCCAGCACTCGCTGTTTTTCTACTCGTCTCTCATATCTAATAAAAGACAATTATCGACAATGAGCAACAATGACCTCCTGAACTACTACCACAGGGCCAACGAGCTGGTCTTCAAGGGCCTCATCGAGTTTAGTTGCATGAAAGCCGCTATCGAACTCGACCTGTTCAGCCACATGGCCGAAGGCCCCAAGGACCTCGCGACGCTGGCAGCCGACACCGCTTCGGTGCCGCCTCGTCTCGAAATGCTTCTCGAGACGCTCCGCCAGATGCGCGTCATCACCCTGAGCGACGGAAAATGGTCATTGACCGAGTTTGCCGATTACATGTTCTCGCCGAACCCGAAAGAGCCGAACCTGCACCAGACCCCCGTGGCCAAAGCCATGGCGTTCCTTGCCGATGACTTCTACATGGGCCTTTCACAGGCAGTCAGGGGTCAGAAGAACTTCAAGGGTCAGGTGCCCTATCCGCCGGTCACGCGCGAAGATAACCTCTACTTCGAGGAGATTCACCGCAGCAACGCCAAGTTCGCCATCCAGCTCCTTCTCGAAGAGGCCAAGCTCGACGGCGTCAAGAAGATGATCGACGTCGGCGGCGGCATCGGCGACATTTCGGCTGCCATGCTCAAGCACTTCCCTGAACTCGACTCCACCATTCTGAACCTGCCGGGCGCCATCGACCTGGTCAACGAAAACGCCGCTGAGAAGGGCGTGGCCGACCGTCTGCGCGGCATCGCGGTGGACATCTACAAGGAGTCTTACCCCGAAGCCGACGCGGTGATGTTCTGCCGCATTCTCTATTCGGCCAACGAACAGCTCTCGACCATCATGTGCAAAAAGGCTTTCGACGCCATGCCGTCCGGCGGTCGCCTGCTGATTCTCGACATGGTGATCGACGATCCGGAAAACCCGAACTTCGACTACCTGAGCCACTACATCCTCGGTGCCGGAATGCCCTTCTCGGTGCTCGGCTTCAAGGAGCAGGCCCGTTACAAGGAGATTCTCGAAAGCCTCGGCTACCAGGATGTCACCATGGTGCGCAAGTACGACCACCTGCTCGTTCAGGCGGTGAAACCGTAAGAGTTCGAAGGAAAAAGATTCCATCACTAGATCTTCACTGAAAAGGCTGCCTTATCGGGCAGCCTTTTCTCGTATAGAAGTTATGCGACCTGTGCTATTCAAAGAGGGCAGGTGCAAGACCTGCCCCTACGTGCTCATCGGCACTTTTCCCGATTCATCATTCGATCAGGCAATTGCTTTTTCGCCCGTACAGTTCGTGGGCTTGGCGGAGAATCTCTTCGCGGAAGTCGGGATGGGCGATGGTGGCGAGCGCTTCAGCTCGCTGGCGGAGGTTCTTGCCGTGCAGGTTGACGATACCGTACTCGGTGACGACGTATTGCACATGCGCCCGCGTGGTCACGACGCCCGCGCCGGGCTTGAGGTGCGGTACGATGCGCGACTCGCCCTTGCGCGTCGTGGCGGGTAGGGCGATGATCGGCTTGCCGCCGGGCGAGAGCGCCGCGCCGCGGATGAAGTCCATCTGGCCGCCGACGCCGGAGAAGTGGCGAATGCCGATCGAGTCGGCGCACACCTGGCCGGTCATGTCGATCTCGATGGCACTGTTGATCGCCGTGACTTTGGGATTTTTTCTGATCTCCTTCGTATCGTTGACGTAGTCCGAACCGAACATCTCGACCAGCGGATTGTCGTCCACGAAATCGTAAAGCTTGCGGCTGCCGACAAGGAAGCTCGCCACGATGATCTCGTTGTGTGTCTTCTTGCAGCGCCCGTTCACCACCCCCTTTTCGACCAGCTCGACCACGCCGTCAGAGAACATCTCCGAGTGGATGCCGAGGTCTTTGTGCCCCGTCAAGGCGGCGAGTGTGGCGTCCGGAATTGCGCCAATGCCCATCTGCAGCGTTGCACCGTCCTCGACGATGGAGGCGATATGCTGGCCTATCTGTCGCTCGATATCGGTCAGCTCGTGCGGCGGCGTCTCCGGCAGCGGATCGTCCACCTCGACCAGAGAATGAATCTTGCTGACATGCAGCAGTCCTTCGCCGTGGGTGCGGGGCATGTTCGGGTTCACCTGAGCAATGACGTGCCGGGCGGTATGCACGGCGGCGCGGGCCGCATCGACCGACACGCCGAGCGAGCAGTAGCCGTGGCGGTCGGGCGGCGAAACGTGCACCAGTGCCACGTCGAGCGGCATGACGCCGTCGTAGAACATCGCAGGCACGTCGCTCAGAAAGATCGGTATGGCGTCGGCATAGCCGCACTGCACCGCGGAACGAACATTCTTGCCGACAAAGAAGGCGTTGAGCCGAAAGCTCTCCTGGAACTCGGGCTGAACGTAGGCGGCATCGCCTTCGGTGTGCAGGCTGACGATCTCGACATCGCGCAGGTGGCTGGCGCGGCTGACCATCGCATCGATCAGCCGACGAGGGGTCGCCGCCGCCGTGTGCAGAAAAACCCTGTCTCCCGACTTGATGGCCATGACGGCCTCTTCTGCGGATATCGTCCGGTAACTCATGATGTTTGAATATTTTTTGAATTGATAGCAGCTCCGGCGCTCTCCTGAAATTCAGACGACCTTCTCCGAAGGGCGGCAAAGCTTCTGGTAGCTGACAAAAACTGGAGACGAGCCGGGAAAAGCGGCTGCGCCCTTCTCCCGGCCTGCATCACTGAAGCGGTGGGTTGTTCTTCCGGCGGAGGTAGGCCGGAGTGTCGGTTGAGCCTTTCTGTATCTGCTCGTCTTCGTCGCTCTGGCCGGGCATGGGGTTCGATCCGCCCGAAGGGCGCGATCCAGCGGTGCTGCACGCGCGACCAATATCGAATGGCTCCTGAATAGAACGGCTTTTTCTGATGTAGGCGGGAATTCTCATGTCCTCGACTACCTGTTCGGGATAGCCGGAGGCTTGGACTGGGCGACCGAAGCCCTTCAGGGGAGGCGCTTTCGGCACAGCCTTCTCCTGCTGTACAGCCAGCGAAGCGGGTTGTCGCTCCTCGCCTGGTTCAGCTCTCTTGAAACCGGTGACGATCACCGTGACCCGGATTTCGCCCGACACCTGCGGCTCATCGACATAGCCATTGATGATCTTGGCGTCGCCGCCAACCTGCTCCTCAATGTAGTTCATGGCGTCGGCAATGTCGCGCATGGTCACGTCGCCCGTGATGTTGACCAGCACGCCCTTGGCTCCGCGCATCTTGACCCCCTCCATCAACGGACTGGTGACGGCGTCCGAAGCCGCCTTCAGTGCCCGGCGCTCTCCCGCGGCGGCGGCGGAACCCATGACCGCGTCACCCGCGCTCTGCATAATGCTCCGGACGTCTGCGAAATCGACGTTGACGTGGCCGTGGTGGGTAATGATGTCGGCGATCCCCTTGACCGCCCGGAAGAGCACGTCGTTTGCCATGTTGTACGCCTCGGTGGCACTGACACCCTCATCGGCGATGCTCAGGATTTTTTCGTTCTCGACGATGATGAGTGTGTCGATATACTTGCGCAGCTCGGTGATTCCGGCGTCGGCGATCCGCGCCTTGATCTGCCCCTCGAAGCTGAAGGGGCGGGTAACGACGCCGATGGTAAGGATGCCCATATTGCGGGCGATGGAGGCGACAACCGGAGCAGCGCCAGTGCCGGTGCCCTTGCCCATACCAGCGGCGATGAACACAAGGTCGGCGCCGCGCAGTTGCATAGCGATCAGTTCGCGATCATCCTCGGCGGCAAGACGGCCCTTCCCCGGATCGGCTCCTGCGCCGAGTCCGTTAGT
Protein-coding sequences here:
- the bchU gene encoding bacteriochlorophyllide d C-20 methyltransferase BchU; protein product: MSNNDLLNYYHRANELVFKGLIEFSCMKAAIELDLFSHMAEGPKDLATLAADTASVPPRLEMLLETLRQMRVITLSDGKWSLTEFADYMFSPNPKEPNLHQTPVAKAMAFLADDFYMGLSQAVRGQKNFKGQVPYPPVTREDNLYFEEIHRSNAKFAIQLLLEEAKLDGVKKMIDVGGGIGDISAAMLKHFPELDSTILNLPGAIDLVNENAAEKGVADRLRGIAVDIYKESYPEADAVMFCRILYSANEQLSTIMCKKAFDAMPSGGRLLILDMVIDDPENPNFDYLSHYILGAGMPFSVLGFKEQARYKEILESLGYQDVTMVRKYDHLLVQAVKP
- the pgeF gene encoding peptidoglycan editing factor PgeF, producing the protein MPQPSAIAPLHPFIFHTIPNLVALQTTRTGGVSAAPLNSLNLGSHVGDDLAFVRENYRRLGAFLGIDAESIVTTGQVHGTEIAVVTEPGKLNGYDALITNVRGLFVGILTADCYPVLIYDRRTGASGAAHAGWQGTAGRIAEKTINAMRDEFGSRPEDCLAWVGTGISGECYEIGGEVAARFSSRYLKPSPSGEGRQRLDLSAANRDQLVEAGISPPQVQCSEFCSFRDADRFYSYRRDNGKTGRMLTLIGLRNSD
- a CDS encoding acetyl-CoA hydrolase/transferase family protein; this encodes MSYRTISAEEAVMAIKSGDRVFLHTAAATPRRLIDAMVSRASHLRDVEIVSLHTEGDAAYVQPEFQESFRLNAFFVGKNVRSAVQCGYADAIPIFLSDVPAMFYDGVMPLDVALVHVSPPDRHGYCSLGVSVDAARAAVHTARHVIAQVNPNMPRTHGEGLLHVSKIHSLVEVDDPLPETPPHELTDIERQIGQHIASIVEDGATLQMGIGAIPDATLAALTGHKDLGIHSEMFSDGVVELVEKGVVNGRCKKTHNEIIVASFLVGSRKLYDFVDDNPLVEMFGSDYVNDTKEIRKNPKVTAINSAIEIDMTGQVCADSIGIRHFSGVGGQMDFIRGAALSPGGKPIIALPATTRKGESRIVPHLKPGAGVVTTRAHVQYVVTEYGIVNLHGKNLRQRAEALATIAHPDFREEILRQAHELYGRKSNCLIE
- a CDS encoding helix-turn-helix domain-containing protein; amino-acid sequence: MMPNFGERLCSARKMAGMSLQELSNRMESPVSKQALSKYEQGKMQPDSPALLSLSSALGVRPDYFFREPSQLSAIEFRKHASLPKKERARIEAKALDMLERYRELESCLGLASSFVHPFPDAALATFEDAGSYAEKLRQAWNLGIDPIPDVVEMLESYNVRVIMLDAPDGFDGLAAWSGNIPVIAFNQNRDVVRRRFTALHELAHLLFRCEATNPRENEKLAHAFAGAFLLPKELFLRAFGEKRTHFTERELLDMKEYFGISVAAIMARAKGLDVISDFTYKNFCIAWSKHRIKEPGEYRSREEPARFRQLLDRAVSEEVITMSKAAALAGKSYHELSEEMSFI
- the ftsZ gene encoding cell division protein FtsZ produces the protein MAFELDPGLFDSDQGSGVNIKIVGVGGCGGNAVNNMIERKISGTEFVVFNTDRQALLNSKAPIRVQIGKKATNGLGAGADPGKGRLAAEDDRELIAMQLRGADLVFIAAGMGKGTGTGAAPVVASIARNMGILTIGVVTRPFSFEGQIKARIADAGITELRKYIDTLIIVENEKILSIADEGVSATEAYNMANDVLFRAVKGIADIITHHGHVNVDFADVRSIMQSAGDAVMGSAAAAGERRALKAASDAVTSPLMEGVKMRGAKGVLVNITGDVTMRDIADAMNYIEEQVGGDAKIINGYVDEPQVSGEIRVTVIVTGFKRAEPGEERQPASLAVQQEKAVPKAPPLKGFGRPVQASGYPEQVVEDMRIPAYIRKSRSIQEPFDIGRACSTAGSRPSGGSNPMPGQSDEDEQIQKGSTDTPAYLRRKNNPPLQ